One window of Hydractinia symbiolongicarpus strain clone_291-10 chromosome 3, HSymV2.1, whole genome shotgun sequence genomic DNA carries:
- the LOC130636510 gene encoding uncharacterized protein LOC130636510, whose translation MRLLLLVIVGIISTNAASPGQVTVENRTIDWGYIKFEWQQVENATKYKVEYKNSTSSVRNDTVLPPNHSWEYDNVPTNENITVIIIASNEEGDGSPTVEEFISRIPKPPVNLTLSLNPEDTLTQIIIRWSHHAELNSFRRFNTIRYKVSYSDHPDFNYKFNITSALITNYTLTGLEENTKYWVQVSVYDTASGDEGKPAKKELFTESDKIENWIIAVVVIVATALIIIALVLATIWHFRSKYPHKKL comes from the exons cTTCTCCTGGTCAAGTAACAGTAGAAAACAGAACTATCGATTGGGGTTATATCAAGTTCGAATGGCAACAAGTTGAAAACGCTACGAAGTACAAGGTTGAGTACAAAAATAGCACATCATCCGTTCGTAATGACACCGTTTTACCGCCAAACCATTCTTGGGAGTACGACAATGTTCCAACTAACGAGAATATTACAGTCATAATCATCGCTTCGAACGAAGAAGGAGATGGAAGTCCTACAGTTGAAGAGTTTATAAGCCGAA tCCCAAAACCACCAGTTAATTTAACGTTATCTTTGAATCCGGAAGACACTCTCACGCAAATCATCATTCGTTGGTCTCACCATGCTGAACTGAATTCTTTTCGCAGATTTAACACCATTCGTTACAAGGTATCATATTCAGATCATCCAGATTTTAATTATAAATTCAACATTACCAGCGCCCTTATCACTAACTACACATTAACAGGACTAGAGGAAAATACAAAGTACTGGGTACAAGTTTCTGTTTATGATACTGCATCAGGAGATGAAGGAAAGCCAGCGAAAAAAGAATTGTTCACTGAAA gtgataaaattgaaaattggATCATAGCGGTGGTCGTGATTGTAGCCACTGCTTTGATCATTATTGCCCTCGTTCTTGCGACGATTTGGCATTTTAGAAGTAAATACCCGCATAAAAAATTGTAG